CTCtcactctagatatagtttacTTCTAATGTGATCATGGAGGACTCtttcaagaaaaagaaaatgaaaagatGGCTTCTTCAAGTTTTAGGTTAGATTTTTTATGGGGTGTACGATATATCTAAGAAAAAATTGTAGATTGTTTAAGACCTATATTTGGAATTGAATGGggtgtaattataaaatgatAACAATTTAATCAAAAAATATGGGGTGCATTTAGTTTGGGGTGTGGTGATCAATTAAGGGGGTGCAAATATACTttccctaattttttttatatgttttgcGTCGGttataaaatgacaaaaatagttttttgtGTCATTTTATAACCGAcacaaataaattataatttgcgTCTACGGCTTATACGTCGATTTTTTAAACCGACGCAAAATCTTTATTAGTCACTTGAAAACCGACGAAAATACCCCCTTTTGTAGTAGTCCAATGCTCTTATCCAAGAAGGATCCACTCAATCCCATGCCGATTACACACTGTTTACAAAAGGCTCCCACACAACCTTTGTTGCTCTTCTtgtatatgttgatgacataATCCTCGCTGGTCCAAATATCAACATTCTTCAACAACTACAAACATCCCTTCAGGCCAAGTTCAAGTTAAAGACACTCGGGCCCCTCAAGTACTTCCTTGGATTTGAAATAGCCCGTGCTCAGTATGGCCTCTTCCTTTCTCAATGCAAATACACTTTGCAATTACTTGCTGATACAGGATACACTAGTAGCAAACCTGCAAAGGCACTTATGGATCCCAAAATCCGATTGACTGACCAAGAAGGAGATGTCTTGAACAATCCATCTCACTACAGACAATTAATTGGCAGATTATTATATTTGACTCTTTCACGGCCCGACATCACTTTTGTCGTGAACACTCTTAGCCAATTCATGTCTTGTCCCCGAACAACTCACCTCACAGCTCTTCATCATTTATTGCGCTACTTGAAAGGAACACCAGGCCAAGGAATATTgtattcttcttcatcttctcttCACCTTCAAGGTTTTTCAGACTCGGATTGGGCTACTTGTCCTATAACAAGACGGTCGACAACCGGTTTTTGCATATTCCTAGGTGACTGTCTCATATCATGGAAAACCAAGAAACAACCCACTGTCTCCAAAAGCTCTGCCAAGGCTGAATATCGCGCTTTGGCTGCCACCACAAGTGAGTTAACTTGGTTACAATATCTCCTCAAAGACTTACAAATCCCTCAACCTACACCTGCCTTCATCTATTGTGACAACCAATCTGCCATTCATATTGCCAACAACCCAACTTTTCACGAACGAACTAAACACATCGAGTTGGACTGCCATTTCGTTCGAGAAAAGATTGCACAATCTGTCATCCGCCTCATTCCTGTCAGCAGCAATCTCCAGCTTGCTGATGCGTTCACGAAGGCCCTACCCTCTACAACTCTTAATTCTCACTTATCCAAGATGGCCATACATGACATATATggtccatcttgaggggggggGGGGAAACAAGAATATCAGTTAGGACTGCTGTTAGTTTAGTGCAGAGTGTTTAGATAGTTCTTTCTGTTTTTATCCTTCCGTTATTTTCTGTTGTTTGTTGGCAGTCATAACAACTTTTGGTTGTTATTCTGTTATGAGATTTTACTGCCTATAAAGGCTGATTGTATTTTTCCTCATTAGTTATTCAGATATTTTTCAATGAAAACTATACACTGCTTTTCTCATTTCCGCAACAAAATCCTACTTGAAACTTAAGTTAAAATTAATCAAAGAGACATATATATCGAAGCTAATTATATAAATGTATTGCATATACTATGTAAGATCAACTtaagtctttttttttcttcaaacaaCACTTTTACATAGAACCAAAAGTATCTTGAAACTTGGCCAAACTCTTTCCTTTCTCCTCAAATTGTTTATATTTCTCGAAACTTTGAAATGCCATTTTACAAGAAAAGATTCATGTGCTATATTTTAAACCAAGAAACCATAATGTCCTACATAGCTGAAGCAAAATACATTTGTTTTTTATATACAGTAAAAACACAAATGAGACACCTCATATTGAGATTATGCCaatgaaggagaatcagcatcaaggaaggagagaaagagatctaggttcagatcttgataatgctctgctacagaaaagaatcaagggctagagatctgaacggaatgagtcattatattccgctgcacccaatgtaaggtttcttaaactttatatgtgtttatttcattgttttagaattcatattaggatgtaaatgaaacatacttgttagtaaatctagatcctggtaaaatatttccaacagtgttgtgactaaaagtaaaaaagttgtgactaaaaaatttgtGGATAAAAGTagtattaatcacaaaaatcacaatttgttgtcactacttgtagtcacaatacttattgtgactaaaaccaaattagtgacaacttgtatccaAATATtatcacaagtaactttttgttatAGCTAAAAgtcatttagtcacaaaaaagtTGTGTTATGACTAGAAATTTTCATTAAAGGTCTTTTTTTATAGTACTATCTTAACACATATACATTAGtagcattaattattattttaaatttaaaaagtaatttttcAGTCTATGCTAGCTCAATATATTCTGCCACATCAAATTTGTTTTGCTTCCccaattaaattttagatttaCATTATGTCACGGTCAGAAGTGCTAATAAGGTTGTTATTGGCTTAGTAAAACATGCTGTATagagaattttttaatttgatattcACTCACTTATTTACTCTATTATTGTAAACTACTTATACATAATCGCAATAATTGTccttaaaaaaattgatttaattACAGGTATatggttcttttttttttctaacaaaaaatagtttgatAATTAGGGTTATGCgtgcaaattaatattgtattaGGAGAGTATTATGATCAATTTCCTATTACAGTCTCTTAACTAGGCAACTTCCGTGTGTGAAAACACaaaccaaaatattttttttttcaatttgtttttcataaatatatgtTTGTTATAGTTACAGTATCAAGATCACTAtaaattttgaagaaatttAAGTAGTTTACAGTGctaaaaataagtttgaaatattttaaatatgcgTGATAATCtagaataatatcaaaatctatATTTTTGGTACTATAAAGTATTTCGAATGTcttgaaaatttaattaattacaagaatGATATTACTATAACAAATATTGCCATGTGACTTAAATGTGGAAGTTTACTAAGAAATTGTATAAATaggttaaaattattattcCCCATACATTAGAATAAAATGAAAATGGATTCCGaattaaattttcattaatatattaatgaaaaaatagatCATAATGGTCTAattgttaaaaataattaatgtgttttttttcctttatcTATGATTttgcaaaattaaaaaaaaaaaagaaaaaaaatcttgtGGCGGTTTTAAAGTGTTTACATTATAAATAGTGGGTAGAATTAGTGTTGAGAGACCATAGTAATTATTTTCATCACAAATAAACAAACACACAGTATAATAGATCAGATTAGAGAGATCACCTGCATAATTATCATCTCTAACAGCAAATAATTTCAATTCAATGTaagttctcttctcttctctaccATATATATTCTATTGCTTTCTCATTGTTAATATGATCATCACCTTAATTATATGTTagttaattaaaacttttatttgttaattatctaTATAGTTCTTGCAAATTCTTCCTTTTCAATTGTACGTGCATTCAACTTaacaatttgcaagtcaagaaAATTTGGAAAATCCAAGCTAGGTATAATATTTCTTCTTAAtttataactttttctttttcacattatatatatatagttttatttattgcatgtattataattctttcttaattaattatccaTGCATATTAATTGTCTAAATCATTTTCTTCCTATTCTTGCATTTCTTGTGGTTTGTTCATCAGTtcaagaaagaagaaaataaacaacAATCATATAATCTTTTCTTCTATTTCCATCcatggagattccaaacaaccaAGATGGCTTGAAAATAGAGTATCATCATGGTGTGTGCTTTGCTCGAAACCCGAAAACCGGAGTAATAGAACACCATCTTCCTATTCCTCAAGCTGAAAACGTTTTCggaaatttcttttattatgATCCCCGCACCCGTGAAACTAAATTTGTCATCAATTCTGAAAAGGGTTACGAGATTATCAAACTTGGTGACCAAAATTGGAGACCTCTACAACCCGATTTCCGAAAAGGCCAACGCGTACTCATGTTCAAAGACAAAGATAGGGAGAAATTACTCTTCTTTTACGCTGTTCGAACTCCACAACAACAAGgtacttctgatttagagattaGTTGTTTTGATCTAAGTACTGAGGAATATGAGAACTTGAGAAATTTTCCAAGAAATATTTTCTGTGATGTAACCAAGCTCATTCCTTTCTACTGGAAATCTGATCCTGCTATTGGTGAATTGAGTAAGGAAGATGGGCTTAGGGTTTTGATAATGAAGAATGATTATAGTTGGAATGAACAAGTGATAGAGATCTCCTCAGCTTTCTTAAATTTACATTTGATTACAATGAAGTTTTTGCCTATTCATTTTGTGAAGGGTGTACTTAGGTTTCAATGCAATGATAATCAAGACTATTATTTCTTTTACAACATACGAACTGGCTCTGTTACCGGATATAGTAAAGAATTTGTAATATGAATCAACAtaagcttttctttttcttatttctatttcttttcTTGATCAGAGAATATATATTCCTCATTGTAATTAATTTGTTCTTGTGTTCTTTCTAATAAtaatgaataatatatatatatatatatatttgtattaagtTTTGAACTTTATTACGTTAATTGATTAAGTTCTTGTGATTTTTATTACTAGCAAGTATACGTGTAGTACTTCTTtcttatttacatatatatatgcatgagaTTGAATTGAGAATAAGCTTAATATGTACGTAGTGATTGTATTtgaatttgttgtgactaggGAGGACCCATGAATATTAATCTGACCTATAGCCCACTGATCAAAATAttggattttaaaaaattaaatataaatttttttaatttaataattatagatcaaaataatagaaaagtccttataaaattaaataaatattataatccaggattaaatatattttttatgataaataagtTCCATCAAAATTTTAAGTCCTATTTATGACTTcataaaaaaatggcaaaaagtaaaaagtgaaaCAAGACCACTTATAATGAGAACCTAATAAAGAAAGGGGATATTTTACTGACCTGTACTTCGATCAGTATTTGATCATCAAAAGCACTAATATTGTGCTAAAATTGTTGAGATCATCAGTATTTTTGAGCATATATATTCAAGTAGGTACTACGGTTTGATAAAATGTTCTCAGATTTTTGAGGTGCATACTAATCTGCAAGGCATTCGAAATGAAGCTAGATGCCGAATCTTTTTAGCCACGCGTACgtagtatcttaattaattactTCGGGCGCTTGCAAAGGCCTTCCATGACCAATTCTCACCTTAAATGCAGAGATTGATTCAGCTTAGCGATTTGCAGTACAAAAAACtactacttttagtgacaacctTTTAGTAACAACAaatattttttgtgactaaaaatgtaatttttagtcacaacaataagttacttgtgactaaaacatagtatttagttacatattgtcactaatttagttttagtcacaacaaatattgtgactaaaaatacatttagtcataacaatggtaatttttgtgactaatacttttagccacacaccttttagtcacaatataataatgataatttacaattagccacaattttttttttttctttagtcacaaattttgttgtgactaaaagtaaaattttttgtagtgttggTTGATATTAAGCAATAGCAGCCTAGCAGGGTGAGCCTCTAAAAggttacatatatttttttctctttcaatatatattttttttttagaaataatatcttaaatattttaaaggaaaacttacaaaaatactagattttgacccaatttttacaaaaatactgccacacggcaaaaataacttttatactaccttgggacttttttttttttatactgtaAACACCGAAAATAACATCAGACAGACAGAACCACCACAATAACATCAGAACAAACAAAAAACAACCATTAAATCCTGTAGCAGAAACATTAAAATCGTTAATATTAGGGCTGCCATGGTTTTTCTAATGTTGTTTTTGGGTTGTTCCACTATTGTTTCGTATGTTTAACAAATGTTGGTTTTAAATTACATATGTTAAACCAACCGCTAAATATTTATATGACGTAACTAGAATGAAAGAATCATGTGGACAGTAATAGATACCTTCCATTAAAGTGGTGAACTCTAgaagaccaaaaaaaaaaagaggatagAAGCTGGCTGGggaaaaaaaacaacataacaaaTGCAGTAAATGTGGAAAGCTGAGGCAAAACAAGAGAACATACAGGAGGAGAcattaaaaatgaaaagaaggagaacaactaaaaaacaacagtaGTAGTGgaacaacaaaagaaaattgAACATATATTGAAGTATATGATACTGAAGAAATAACTTacatacaaattttattatttttctattgctATTAAAAATAGAGcagtataataatattttaaaaaaatgagataaaaaatgaaagaaaacaacagtaaaacaacattaaaacaataacaaaataaaccataAGAGTCATCAAACGATACAAACCACTCACAAAACCGGAGCTAACTATaaccccaaaaaagaaaaaaaaaacataattagtaaaaacaacaaaaactcagtaaattttatgttattctagaaaaaataaataaagaaaaaagagattttttttacttagaAAGTTTGAGTTGTctattgttcttcttcttcctctgtaTTGTTCTTCTTGAAGATATTCTCACGGGATAGGCTCTCTGTTTAtaggtctctctctctctctctctctctctctctctctctctctctctctctctctctctctctctctctctctctctctctctctctctctctctctctctctctcacatcaAGCACATCTTGAGAGCTAAAGTTCAAACGAGTGTATGGATttgtaaacaaaaaaaaaataaagaagaacatgaagaagaagatgaacatgGGAGAGAGATTAAgatgataaaaaaatatatgaaataaaaTGGGGTAACGTGtgattataaaacaaatataatatataattttttttatttgtcactttttttaaaaaaaaaaatgtgagctgCCATGATTTGACCATGAGCATCACAACaacaactttttaaaaaaattaattaataaaaaaatagagaaaggcATGCAAAATGACAAGTGGCAGCATGGGCAGTATAAATgtacattatttttgtaatttctatCTTATGgcagtataaaaataataaaatgccaAAATACAATATACCATGTAAAAACCCTATTGTAAATGATAAATTATATAGAAATTTTCCTTTTAGTTCACAAGgagcaattttatttttatttttttttttaaaaaaagactaATGGGCCTTTACTATCCGTTCTAAAAGAGACAATTACATTGTATatctactttattttatttgtttaaattgttatctttatttttatattctttaagatataccaacttttatagatgatgtctcCATTATACCagttaatataaattatgtgcTAGACTTAAGTGTAGGGTGAGAGTATATTAGGCAACAcggtattaattaataaaatgtaATATAAAAGTATTTTTGATTGATGGATACAAAAAAAGAGTATTTCTCAACATATCCCGTTTTACAAGCTCACAAAGAGtagtttgcttttttttttcttcttaaaacAAAGAGTGATAGGCTGAAgcctgttaggctatttttagcttACGTTTGGGGTcactttttaaagttattttccttctttatatattattatatttggaatatatcaattgatcaaatttcggaaaacaacaatctatagaatagagaaaattctgcaagaaaataaagctgaaacttcaagccttaaTTTGACTATGTTTTgatcagattttggaaaaagtcaaaacataatagttttagatttctttttcttctttctaacgcatcttgaatcaactcatttggagttggtatgtgaaagttatgtacattttactgaaagatgctgaagctgtcaaatttgcttcagtagtcgcgaccaccatTTTCCATGGTTGCgaccctttttcatggtcgcgaccatggtcgcgaatAGGAGGCCAGGAAGCGAgcttatttttctattttgccTATGGTCGTGACTAGGCTttatgtagtcgcgaccaggggCGAAATACGAGATTTTTGGCAAGTTTTTGACTTTCACCATTCAGAGTTTAGAAGCCCTAATTCCTATATAAAGGGTTGCGTGTTTTAGAGgcaaggggggggggggggcagAAATAAAACCCTAGAGATGGAGGAGGCGAAGGAAGCAATTGTGGCGGCCCGGAGGAAGatcaccaactagttctttcttccCCTTTTTATGTctttatgttaatttttgttTCAATTTTTATGGATGTGAACATGAGCTTTTTAAACTAAATTCCCAATTGAGGGATATGATGAATGTTAGATGATGTTTCTTTATTtcagttaatgtgattattagttTTTGTTCCCTATATTGTGTGATTTGTTCTTATATGTTTTAATTACATATTTCAGACTGGTCATCTTGAATgtgatttatgatcctaatatGAAATCTGAGAAGTGAATATTAGGAATGCTCTAATAGGACAAACAtaagttttgatgtaaaacgagaGTACTTACATAGCTTATGTGATTTTTAGATTCTGAATTTAATGCAAGTTATATGTTAATTTACTTCAGAGATGCACACTACAACAAAAGGAattttttatcccactttttacatttgaaaatataaaaagtCGGATAAAAATTTTTGATCCCACTTTTACATTTGGAACCttaaataaaagataggaaCAAGGGCCTTGTTTGGCAATCGCACAAAAAAAGGTGTTGGAAAAGAAATTTTTATGCAATTGCCAAACGCAACCTTAGCATTTTAAGTGAGACTTTTTATTCcggtttttatgtaaaaatcaGGATAAAAGGTCccaccctattttttttttttatagctgCGCATATATAAAGAACATTTAGGTTTAGGGTTTCATTTATGCTGTCTCTTCCGccgctctctctctttctccagCTTGTAAGGCTCTCTCTATCACTCCGTGTTCTTTCTCTGCTGCTCTCTCTCCTTTCAATGCCCTCTATTCCttcgttctctctctctctctctctctctctctctctctctctctctctctctctctctctctctctctctctctctctctctctctctctctctctctctctctctctcttccactGCATGAAGGACCAACTCGTCCAGCCGCCTTTCTCCAGCTACAGACGACCCAACGGAGGGCAAATCTGAGCCCCATACCCTTAAAAACcttaaggtatttttttttatcttgttcttattatttttttttttgctaaaactCCAATTCTCAGTCATCATGATCTCTCTCCTTCTTTCTTTTCTTAAGTTGACAGAGTTGTTTTGTGCAGTGACGGAaccagaatttttattttttgggggcttatttatcaatgaaaaatatttatacctatattataatcactcttattatatttatttaattttgtgggggcttttctactattttaacctataattatcaaattaaaaaaaatttacatttaaattttttaaagataatatttttgttagtgggggctatagcccccacatTAATACACGTGTGTCCGTCACTGGTTCTGTCGCCATTCAACGGCCACGGTGCTTCTAGGTTCATGGCGTTTCGGGGTGCACGAAGCTTCGTAATTGGTTGTCCttgatgagtttttttttttttttttttttttttttttttgtgttgacCCTTGATggtgtattaatttgtatattttgatgTAAATATTTGGAATCTAATTGTAAAAATTGTTTCAAGgaactaatataatttttttgggtttattttttttgattttattttttacttttaatcccggttatttcataaaaacagggataaaaagtcccccttttatcccggtttttatgaAATAACGGGGATAAAAAGTCCCCCTTAGATCCCTGTTGTTAAAAACTTTTTATCCCACTGACATATATCCCGATTTTTATTTTAGCGAAAATAGGGATAAAAGGCCTTAAAAACCGGGATTAAAAGCCTTTGTTTATAGTAGTAGTGACAAATAGATAATATATGATTTAGGACAGTATAATGATCTGAGAAGAGTTAGGGTTAATTTGATAATCTGTCATCACCAAAAGggatagaattaataattaacattAACAATTGAGAAACTAAACTAACAGGATTCATATTCCTAAATACTCATCCTTAATTAATtacactttttattattattttcctgcttttcaatttttagttatttaattattcaaccTTATTATTGATTCTACCAAATAGAAATAAGAATTCAATTGATTGGTACTGAGCTACAGTC
This Cannabis sativa cultivar Pink pepper isolate KNU-18-1 chromosome 6, ASM2916894v1, whole genome shotgun sequence DNA region includes the following protein-coding sequences:
- the LOC133038912 gene encoding uncharacterized protein LOC133038912, which codes for MEIPNNQDGLKIEYHHGVCFARNPKTGVIEHHLPIPQAENVFGNFFYYDPRTRETKFVINSEKGYEIIKLGDQNWRPLQPDFRKGQRVLMFKDKDREKLLFFYAVRTPQQQGTSDLEISCFDLSTEEYENLRNFPRNIFCDVTKLIPFYWKSDPAIGELSKEDGLRVLIMKNDYSWNEQVIEISSAFLNLHLITMKFLPIHFVKGVLRFQCNDNQDYYFFYNIRTGSVTGYSKEFVI
- the LOC133039392 gene encoding uncharacterized mitochondrial protein AtMg00810-like, which translates into the protein MEDSFKKKKMKRWLLQVLGSHTTFVALLVYVDDIILAGPNINILQQLQTSLQAKFKLKTLGPLKYFLGFEIARAQYGLFLSQCKYTLQLLADTGYTSSKPAKALMDPKIRLTDQEGDVLNNPSHYRQLIGRLLYLTLSRPDITFVVNTLSQFMSCPRTTHLTALHHLLRYLKGTPGQGILYSSSSSLHLQGFSDSDWATCPITRRSTTGFCIFLGDCLISWKTKKQPTVSKSSAKAEYRALAATTSELTWLQYLLKDLQIPQPTPAFIYCDNQSAIHIANNPTFHERTKHIELDCHFVREKIAQSVIRLIPVSSNLQLADAFTKALPSTTLNSHLSKMAIHDIYGPS